One part of the Mycolicibacterium aromaticivorans JS19b1 = JCM 16368 genome encodes these proteins:
- a CDS encoding MarR family winged helix-turn-helix transcriptional regulator: MGGMIAGRTASEMPGLDIAEQRSWQNFLDAALRLYGTLNRGLVDKHKLSLVDVRLLEILDNSETGAARMGDLAEQLMSLPSRVTRQIRRLETAGLVRREASPDDGRGVLASITDLGREVVEDAMLTYAKGVRENFLTPLSRPQMAAMGENCRRISAALKDGGSSTRVGRV, encoded by the coding sequence ATGGGAGGGATGATTGCGGGGCGGACCGCTAGTGAGATGCCGGGGTTGGATATAGCCGAGCAGAGGTCTTGGCAGAACTTCCTCGACGCTGCACTGCGTCTGTACGGGACATTGAATCGGGGGCTCGTCGACAAGCACAAGTTGAGCTTGGTCGACGTACGTCTGTTGGAAATTCTGGACAACTCGGAGACCGGCGCGGCTCGGATGGGTGATCTGGCCGAGCAGCTGATGTCGTTGCCGAGTCGGGTGACCCGCCAGATTCGCCGGCTGGAGACCGCGGGACTCGTGCGCCGTGAGGCGAGCCCCGACGACGGTCGCGGAGTGCTGGCGAGCATCACCGACCTCGGCCGTGAGGTCGTCGAAGACGCGATGCTGACGTATGCCAAGGGGGTCCGGGAGAACTTCCTGACTCCGTTGTCTCGTCCGCAGATGGCGGCGATGGGGGAGAACTGCCGCCGGATCAGTGCCGCGTTGAAGGATGGCGGCAGCTCCACGAGGGTCGGCCGCGTCTAA
- a CDS encoding NAD(P)H-quinone oxidoreductase, with protein sequence MLAIVAESSDRLTWREVPDVLPAKGEVLIRVNAAGVNRADLLQAAGNYPPPPGASNILGLEVSGVVANVGEGVTGWTVGQDVCALLAGGGYAEYVAVPAGQVMPVPVGISLPDAAALPEVACTVWSNIAMTAHLTEGELLLIHGGASGIGTHAIQVATALGSRVAVTAGSRSKLDLCRELGADVLIPYRDEDFVACVNNATDGRGADVILDIMGAAYLDRNLDALAPDGRMTIIGMQGGIKAEFNIAKAVAKRLHVIGTSLRGRPVEGPHGKKAIVEAVVASVWPMIADGRVRPIIGARFPIAEAAEAHRVLAAGETFGKVLLTVSE encoded by the coding sequence ATGTTGGCCATCGTCGCTGAATCGTCCGACCGTCTGACCTGGCGCGAAGTGCCTGATGTGTTGCCCGCAAAGGGCGAAGTCCTGATCCGGGTGAACGCCGCGGGGGTGAACCGTGCCGACCTCCTGCAAGCTGCAGGGAACTATCCGCCACCTCCGGGTGCCAGCAACATCCTCGGTCTCGAGGTGTCCGGCGTCGTCGCGAACGTGGGCGAAGGTGTGACGGGATGGACTGTCGGACAAGATGTTTGCGCACTACTGGCCGGAGGCGGTTACGCCGAGTACGTCGCGGTGCCGGCCGGCCAGGTGATGCCCGTTCCCGTCGGGATTTCGCTGCCCGACGCGGCCGCGCTTCCCGAGGTCGCGTGCACGGTGTGGTCCAACATCGCCATGACCGCGCACCTGACCGAGGGCGAACTGCTGCTCATCCACGGCGGCGCAAGCGGGATCGGCACCCACGCCATCCAGGTCGCCACCGCGCTGGGCAGTCGGGTGGCGGTGACGGCGGGCTCGCGCTCGAAGCTCGATCTGTGCCGCGAACTGGGGGCCGACGTCCTAATCCCTTACCGCGACGAGGATTTCGTCGCATGCGTCAATAATGCAACCGATGGGCGCGGGGCCGACGTTATCCTCGACATCATGGGCGCGGCATACCTCGATCGCAACCTCGACGCGTTGGCACCTGACGGCCGGATGACCATCATCGGAATGCAGGGCGGCATCAAAGCGGAATTCAACATCGCCAAGGCGGTCGCCAAGCGGCTGCACGTGATCGGTACCTCGTTGCGCGGCCGGCCCGTCGAAGGACCGCACGGGAAGAAGGCCATCGTCGAGGCGGTGGTGGCCTCGGTCTGGCCGATGATCGCCGACGGCAGGGTTCGCCCCATCATCGGTGCGAGGTTTCCCATCGCGGAGGCCGCCGAAGCGCACCGCGTGCTGGCCGCCGGAGAGACGTTCGGGAAAGTGTTGCTGACCGTCAGCGAGTGA
- a CDS encoding cysteine desulfurase-like protein, with protein sequence MAYDVARVRGLHPALGDGWMRFDAQAGMLIPESVATTVSTAFRGSVPNTASPHPAARRSVAVLDAARQAVADLVNGDPSGVVLGADRSILLTSLADASSSRAGIGYEVVVSRLDDEANIAPWLRAANRYGAKVKWAEVDIETGELPPWQWESLITPPTRLVAMTSASSTLGTITDVSAVTKLVHDVSGLVVVDHSAAAPYQLMDLDETEADVVALNAPAWGGPPIGALVFRNPSLIDSFGSVSMNPYASGPERLELGGHQYGLLAGVVASIEYLAGLDESARGGRRERLALSMQSAGSYLSGLFDYLMGSLRSLPLVMVIGRPEAHIPVVSFAVTGVPAERVVQRLADNGILAVCNANSRVLDLIGVNDIGGAVTVGLAHYSTMAEVDQLVRALASLG encoded by the coding sequence ATGGCATACGACGTCGCCCGGGTGCGTGGTCTGCATCCAGCATTGGGCGACGGGTGGATGCGCTTCGACGCCCAGGCCGGGATGCTGATCCCCGAATCGGTGGCGACCACGGTCTCGACGGCGTTCCGTGGTTCGGTCCCCAACACGGCCAGCCCGCATCCAGCGGCCAGACGGAGCGTCGCTGTTCTGGACGCCGCCCGCCAGGCGGTGGCCGACCTGGTCAACGGTGACCCGAGCGGGGTGGTGCTCGGCGCCGACCGCTCGATCCTGCTCACCTCGCTGGCCGATGCATCGTCCTCCCGTGCCGGGATCGGCTATGAGGTGGTCGTCAGCCGGCTCGACGATGAGGCGAACATCGCGCCGTGGCTACGCGCGGCCAACCGGTATGGAGCCAAGGTCAAGTGGGCCGAAGTCGACATCGAGACCGGTGAGCTGCCGCCGTGGCAGTGGGAGAGCTTGATCACGCCGCCCACCCGATTGGTGGCCATGACGTCGGCGTCGTCGACCCTGGGCACGATCACCGACGTGAGTGCCGTCACCAAACTCGTGCATGACGTGAGCGGGTTGGTGGTCGTGGACCATTCGGCCGCGGCGCCGTATCAGTTGATGGACCTCGATGAGACCGAAGCCGACGTCGTCGCGCTCAACGCGCCGGCGTGGGGCGGACCGCCGATCGGGGCGCTGGTATTCCGCAACCCGTCGCTCATCGACAGCTTCGGGTCGGTCTCGATGAACCCGTACGCCAGCGGTCCGGAACGACTCGAACTCGGCGGCCACCAGTACGGCTTGCTGGCCGGAGTGGTGGCGAGCATCGAGTATCTGGCCGGGCTGGATGAGTCGGCGCGCGGCGGCCGCCGCGAAAGGCTTGCTCTCTCAATGCAATCCGCCGGCTCGTACCTCAGCGGACTCTTCGACTACTTGATGGGCTCGCTGCGGTCGCTACCCCTGGTGATGGTGATCGGGCGGCCGGAGGCGCACATCCCGGTCGTCAGCTTCGCGGTCACGGGCGTGCCTGCCGAGCGGGTGGTCCAGCGGCTGGCGGACAACGGGATTCTGGCTGTGTGCAACGCCAATTCCCGGGTGCTCGACCTGATCGGCGTCAACGACATCGGCGGTGCGGTCACTGTCGGGTTGGCGCACTACTCGACGATGGCCGAAGTCGACCAGCTGGTGCGGGCGCTCGCGTCGCTCGGCTGA
- a CDS encoding DUF6541 family protein — translation MSFGFGVLIAVLLLILPGAVVALAGRLRWYVALGVGPVLTYGVVGLATIPFGAIGIGWNAWTALLALAIVTAAVFGLRIPLARYRAADPAGDEVSLWPTLTVAAGVILGAVLIGIAAWRGMPYWQSIPSNWDSVWHANTIRWILDTGQASSTHMGELRNVETHAQLYYPSVFHALGAVLAQLTGAAPTTAYTLSSLAAAVWLFPLSAALLTWQLLRSRGTSQWRTAGAAATAAALSASFTSVPYVEFDTASMPNMAAYGIAIPAFVLTTSSLRNRDRIPMAVIALVGVFSVHITGGVVVVTFVVAWWLLDALWRPALGRARDFITLVVIAAPTLAVLLPQFLGVLQQAEVIAGHAFLTHQGRKRTLFNAIVQHTRHLNDYPIQNVIIALAGAGFVLLLTKRIWWPAAVWLVLIVSIVHSGAPFGGPLGTIIGKYSDLFYSDPRRLSAVVTLLLTPMAGIALYSLALLLVAGARRLTRRWAAAREPDRGFWIGATAVLLMAVSVGLAWHYFPRHRYLMGEKYDRVIIDDKDLQAFAYLATLPGARDTLIGDANVDGTAWMYAVAGLHPLWTHYDYPVQQGPGYHRFIFWAYADDADHDPRIAEAVKALNIRYVLTSVPVVRGFVMPDGLVSLDKSKSWAKIYDNGEARIYEWRGSAPQDTR, via the coding sequence GTGAGCTTCGGGTTCGGAGTCCTGATCGCGGTCTTGTTGCTGATCCTGCCGGGTGCGGTGGTGGCGCTGGCCGGGCGGCTGCGCTGGTACGTCGCACTCGGTGTGGGGCCGGTGCTGACGTACGGCGTCGTGGGCCTGGCCACCATCCCGTTCGGCGCGATCGGCATCGGCTGGAATGCCTGGACGGCGCTGCTGGCACTGGCCATTGTGACGGCCGCCGTGTTCGGTTTGCGGATTCCGCTCGCCCGGTACCGCGCCGCCGACCCGGCCGGCGACGAGGTGTCACTGTGGCCCACGCTGACGGTGGCCGCCGGGGTGATCCTCGGCGCTGTGTTGATCGGCATCGCCGCCTGGCGGGGTATGCCCTACTGGCAGTCGATCCCGAGCAACTGGGACTCGGTCTGGCACGCCAACACCATCCGCTGGATCCTCGACACCGGTCAGGCATCGTCGACCCACATGGGCGAGCTCCGCAACGTCGAGACCCACGCGCAGCTCTACTACCCCTCGGTCTTCCACGCGCTGGGAGCAGTCCTGGCCCAGCTGACCGGCGCCGCACCGACCACCGCGTACACGCTGAGCTCGCTGGCCGCGGCCGTCTGGTTGTTCCCGCTCAGCGCCGCCCTGTTGACCTGGCAGCTGCTGCGCTCCCGCGGCACCTCACAGTGGCGCACCGCCGGTGCGGCAGCCACCGCGGCCGCGCTGTCCGCGTCGTTCACCTCGGTGCCCTACGTCGAGTTCGACACCGCTTCGATGCCGAACATGGCGGCCTACGGCATCGCGATACCCGCGTTCGTGCTGACCACGTCGTCCCTACGCAACCGTGATCGCATCCCGATGGCGGTGATCGCGCTGGTCGGCGTCTTCTCGGTGCACATCACCGGCGGGGTCGTGGTGGTCACGTTCGTGGTGGCGTGGTGGCTGCTGGACGCGTTGTGGCGGCCCGCGCTTGGCCGGGCCCGCGACTTCATCACCCTGGTGGTCATCGCCGCGCCCACTCTGGCGGTGCTGCTACCGCAGTTTCTCGGCGTGCTGCAGCAAGCCGAGGTCATTGCCGGGCACGCATTCCTGACCCATCAGGGCCGCAAACGCACGCTGTTCAACGCGATCGTCCAACACACCCGGCACCTCAACGACTACCCGATCCAGAACGTCATCATCGCGCTGGCAGGCGCCGGCTTCGTCCTGCTGCTGACCAAGCGGATCTGGTGGCCGGCGGCGGTCTGGCTGGTGCTGATCGTGTCGATCGTGCATTCCGGCGCCCCGTTCGGCGGCCCGCTCGGCACGATCATCGGTAAGTACAGCGACCTGTTCTACAGCGACCCCCGGCGGCTGTCCGCCGTGGTGACGCTGCTGTTGACGCCGATGGCCGGTATCGCGCTCTATTCGCTGGCCTTGCTGCTGGTGGCCGGCGCACGCCGGTTGACCCGACGGTGGGCCGCCGCCCGGGAACCCGACCGCGGGTTCTGGATCGGCGCCACCGCGGTGTTGCTGATGGCCGTCAGTGTCGGGCTGGCCTGGCACTACTTCCCGCGGCACCGATACCTGATGGGCGAGAAGTACGACCGGGTGATCATCGACGACAAGGACCTGCAGGCTTTCGCCTACCTGGCGACCCTGCCCGGCGCCCGCGACACCCTGATCGGCGACGCGAACGTCGACGGCACCGCCTGGATGTACGCGGTGGCCGGCCTGCACCCGCTGTGGACGCACTACGACTACCCGGTGCAGCAGGGCCCGGGCTATCACCGCTTCATCTTCTGGGCTTACGCCGACGACGCCGACCACGATCCGCGGATCGCCGAGGCGGTGAAGGCATTGAACATCCGCTACGTGTTGACGAGCGTTCCGGTGGTTCGCGGGTTCGTCATGCCCGACGGACTAGTGTCACTAGACAAGTCCAAGTCGTGGGCGAAGATCTACGACAACGGCGAGGCCCGCATCTACGAATGGCGCGGATCTGCGCCGCAGGACACCCGGTAA
- a CDS encoding bacterial proteasome activator family protein, with protein sequence MTTNTDDDNIEIITGGDEGDGDADGRSVTDLVEQPAKVMRIGTMIKQLLEEVRAAPLDDASRTRLREIHATSIRELEDGLAPELRDELERLALPFTEDSIPSDAELRIAQAQLVGWLEGLFHGIQTALFAQQMAARAQLEHMRQGALPPGIAQPGPPGVPGHGTGQYL encoded by the coding sequence ATGACGACGAATACAGACGACGACAACATCGAGATCATCACCGGTGGCGACGAGGGCGACGGCGACGCCGACGGCCGCTCCGTGACCGACCTGGTGGAGCAGCCGGCCAAGGTGATGCGCATCGGCACGATGATCAAGCAGCTGCTCGAAGAGGTGCGCGCCGCACCGTTGGACGACGCCAGCCGAACCCGGCTGCGCGAAATCCACGCGACCTCGATACGCGAGCTCGAAGACGGGCTGGCCCCCGAGCTGCGCGACGAGCTCGAGCGGCTGGCCCTGCCGTTCACCGAGGACAGCATCCCGTCCGACGCCGAGCTGCGGATCGCGCAGGCGCAGCTGGTCGGCTGGCTCGAGGGCCTGTTCCACGGAATCCAGACCGCGCTGTTCGCCCAGCAGATGGCGGCGCGCGCGCAACTGGAGCACATGCGCCAGGGAGCCCTGCCGCCCGGCATAGCACAGCCCGGGCCCCCCGGAGTCCCCGGTCACGGCACCGGGCAGTACCTCTAG
- a CDS encoding ABC transporter ATP-binding protein: MPADDPYIETRDAWVEFPIFDAKTRSLKKTFLGAAGGAIGRNTENVVVIEALRDITLSLKMGDRVGLIGHNGAGKSTLLRLLSGIYEPTRGSATVRGRVAPVFDLGVGMDPEISGFENIIIRGLFLGQTRKQMMAKVDEIADFTELGEYLSMPLRTYSTGMRVRLAMGVVTSIDPEILLLDEGIGAVDADFLKKAQTRLQRLVERSGILVFASHSNEFLARLCKTAMWIDHGTIKMSGGIEDVVRAYEGEDAARHVREVLDEHKSDWSDGVATP, encoded by the coding sequence GTGCCTGCCGACGACCCCTACATCGAAACCCGCGACGCCTGGGTTGAGTTTCCGATCTTCGACGCGAAGACCCGGTCGCTGAAGAAGACTTTCCTCGGCGCGGCCGGCGGCGCGATCGGGCGCAACACCGAGAACGTCGTGGTGATCGAGGCGCTGCGGGACATCACGCTGTCGCTGAAGATGGGCGACCGCGTCGGCCTCATCGGCCACAACGGCGCTGGCAAGTCCACGCTGCTGCGGTTGCTGTCCGGGATCTACGAACCGACCCGCGGGTCGGCCACCGTCCGCGGACGCGTCGCGCCGGTGTTCGACCTCGGCGTCGGGATGGATCCGGAGATCTCCGGCTTCGAGAACATCATCATCCGCGGGCTGTTCCTGGGGCAGACCCGCAAACAGATGATGGCCAAGGTCGACGAGATCGCCGACTTCACCGAACTCGGTGAATACCTGTCGATGCCGCTGCGCACCTACTCCACCGGCATGCGGGTGCGACTGGCCATGGGCGTGGTCACCAGCATCGATCCCGAGATCCTGCTGCTCGACGAGGGAATCGGCGCGGTGGACGCGGACTTCCTGAAGAAGGCGCAGACGCGGCTGCAGCGTCTGGTCGAGCGTTCCGGAATCCTGGTGTTCGCCAGCCATTCCAACGAGTTCCTGGCGCGGCTGTGCAAGACCGCGATGTGGATCGACCACGGCACCATCAAGATGTCCGGCGGCATCGAAGACGTCGTGCGCGCCTATGAGGGCGAGGACGCTGCCCGGCATGTGCGAGAAGTGCTGGACGAGCACAAGTCCGATTGGTCCGACGGGGTCGCCACCCCGTGA
- a CDS encoding glycosyltransferase, which translates to MTDLVCAVVVTHRRLDELAKSLGVLTTQTRMVDHLIVVDNDDDERVRDLVAGQPVPTTYLGSRRNLGGAGGFALGMLHALSLGADWVWLADDDGRPMDGEVLARLLACAQRHDLAEVSPMVCDMDHPDRFAFPVRQGLAWRRHTAELGSQDLLPGYASLFNGALFRAETLMAVGMPDIRLFIRGDEVDVHRRLVLSGLPFGTCLDATYLHPYGSDEFKPILGGKMHTQYPDDPGKRYFTYRNRGYLQAQRGMRKLVPQEWVRFGWFFLIQRRDPKGFAEWIRLRRLGRHERFFRGERSDGKGTR; encoded by the coding sequence GTGACCGACCTGGTGTGCGCCGTCGTCGTCACTCATCGCCGCCTCGACGAACTCGCCAAATCGCTGGGTGTGTTGACCACCCAGACCCGGATGGTCGACCACCTGATCGTCGTCGACAACGACGACGACGAGCGGGTGCGCGACCTCGTCGCCGGACAGCCCGTACCGACCACCTATCTGGGGTCCCGCCGAAACCTCGGCGGCGCAGGAGGATTCGCGTTAGGCATGCTGCACGCACTGTCGTTGGGTGCGGACTGGGTGTGGCTGGCCGACGACGACGGGCGACCGATGGACGGCGAGGTGCTGGCCAGATTGCTGGCCTGTGCACAGCGCCACGATTTGGCCGAGGTGTCGCCGATGGTCTGCGACATGGACCATCCCGACCGGTTCGCCTTCCCTGTTCGCCAGGGCCTGGCGTGGCGTCGCCACACCGCCGAACTGGGCAGCCAAGATCTGCTCCCGGGGTATGCCTCACTTTTCAACGGAGCGTTGTTTCGCGCGGAAACCCTTATGGCCGTGGGTATGCCGGACATCCGCTTGTTCATCCGTGGCGACGAGGTCGACGTGCACCGTCGACTGGTGTTGTCGGGCTTGCCGTTCGGCACCTGCCTGGATGCGACCTACCTGCATCCGTACGGCAGTGACGAGTTCAAGCCGATCCTCGGCGGCAAAATGCACACCCAATATCCGGACGACCCAGGCAAGCGGTACTTCACCTATCGCAACCGCGGCTACCTGCAGGCGCAGCGCGGCATGCGCAAGCTGGTACCGCAGGAGTGGGTGCGATTCGGATGGTTCTTCTTGATCCAGCGCCGCGACCCGAAGGGCTTCGCCGAATGGATTCGGCTGCGGCGCTTGGGTAGGCACGAAAGGTTCTTCCGGGGCGAGCGAAGCGACGGGAAAGGAACAAGATGA
- a CDS encoding ABC transporter permease, which yields MTIVDAAAQSKTFTRAWGDLLDGYRKRELWLHLGWQDIKQKYRRSVLGPFWITIATGTTAVAMGGLYSQLFHLKLSEHLPYVTLGLIIWNMINAAILEGADVFIANEGLIKQLPTPLSVHVYRLVWRQMILFGHNIVIYVVIAMIFPKPWSWADLSAIPALLLIMLNCVWVSFCFGILATRYRDIGPLLFSIVQLLFFMTPIIWNDNTLQQQGAGRWAKIIELNPLLHYLDILRAPLLGADQHLRHWAVVIGLTLLGWLLAAFALRQYRARVPYWV from the coding sequence ATGACGATCGTCGACGCCGCTGCGCAGTCGAAGACCTTCACCCGCGCGTGGGGCGACCTGCTCGATGGGTACCGCAAGCGCGAACTATGGCTTCACCTCGGCTGGCAGGACATCAAGCAGAAGTACCGCCGCTCGGTGCTCGGCCCGTTCTGGATCACGATCGCGACCGGAACCACCGCGGTCGCGATGGGCGGGCTGTACTCACAGTTGTTCCACCTCAAGCTTTCCGAGCACCTGCCGTATGTGACGCTCGGCCTGATCATCTGGAACATGATCAACGCCGCGATCCTCGAGGGCGCTGACGTGTTCATCGCCAACGAAGGATTGATCAAACAGCTGCCGACGCCGCTGAGCGTGCACGTGTACCGGCTGGTGTGGCGGCAGATGATCCTGTTCGGGCACAACATCGTGATCTATGTGGTGATTGCGATGATCTTCCCGAAACCGTGGTCGTGGGCGGATTTGTCGGCCATCCCGGCGCTGTTGTTGATCATGCTGAACTGCGTGTGGGTGTCGTTCTGCTTCGGCATCCTGGCCACCCGCTACCGCGACATCGGCCCGCTGCTGTTCTCGATCGTGCAGCTGCTGTTCTTCATGACGCCGATCATCTGGAACGACAACACCCTGCAGCAGCAGGGCGCCGGCCGCTGGGCCAAGATCATCGAACTCAACCCGCTGCTGCACTACCTCGACATCCTGCGCGCGCCCCTGCTGGGCGCCGACCAGCACCTGCGGCACTGGGCGGTCGTGATCGGGCTGACGCTGCTGGGCTGGCTGCTCGCGGCGTTCGCGCTGCGGCAGTACCGGGCGCGGGTTCCGTACTGGGTGTGA
- a CDS encoding pyridoxamine 5'-phosphate oxidase family protein — protein MTVEQDPIVVLSDHESWDRLKSAALGRLVTQIGDQLEIFPVNFVTQNHTVLFRTAEGTKLFSTVMNEKVLFEVDDHTVSEGWSVIIRGTARVLTAADDIHEAERAQLLPWVATEKLRFVRITPSEVSGRRFVFGPEPDRGSYPG, from the coding sequence ATGACAGTCGAACAGGATCCGATCGTGGTACTCAGCGACCACGAGAGTTGGGATCGTCTGAAGAGTGCTGCGCTGGGACGCTTGGTGACGCAGATCGGCGATCAGCTGGAGATCTTCCCCGTCAACTTCGTGACGCAGAACCACACGGTGCTGTTCCGGACGGCCGAGGGCACCAAGCTTTTCAGCACGGTGATGAACGAGAAGGTGCTCTTCGAAGTCGACGACCACACTGTCTCGGAGGGCTGGAGCGTCATCATCCGCGGTACCGCGCGGGTGCTCACCGCGGCCGATGACATCCACGAAGCGGAGCGCGCGCAACTGCTGCCCTGGGTGGCGACCGAGAAGCTTCGGTTCGTGCGGATCACCCCAAGTGAGGTGTCCGGCCGGCGTTTTGTCTTCGGGCCGGAGCCGGACCGCGGGTCGTATCCCGGCTAG
- a CDS encoding metal-dependent phosphohydrolase, protein MQDLVESWAALLSRYTDDPAVAEVGRDLVASWSEAHRRYHSVEHLRDILGHVEELAEFADDPDAVRLAAWYHDAVYAGLPDDEERSAQLAEQDLTRLGVQPQLVDEVARLIRLTITHDPAPGDHNGEVLSDADLAALAAPRDRYERNTAAIQAEYSHVPSEVFRRGRVQVLVALLGGPGVFRTEYARREWESSAQGNLRAELATLTG, encoded by the coding sequence GTGCAGGATCTGGTTGAGTCGTGGGCGGCACTGCTGTCCCGGTACACCGACGACCCGGCCGTAGCCGAGGTGGGCCGTGATTTGGTGGCGTCCTGGTCCGAAGCCCACCGCCGCTACCACTCGGTCGAGCACTTGCGCGACATCCTCGGCCACGTCGAGGAGCTGGCCGAATTCGCCGACGACCCAGACGCGGTGCGGCTCGCGGCCTGGTATCACGACGCGGTCTACGCCGGACTTCCCGACGACGAGGAACGCAGCGCCCAGCTCGCCGAGCAGGACTTAACCCGCCTGGGCGTGCAGCCGCAGCTGGTCGACGAGGTGGCTCGCCTGATTCGGCTGACCATCACGCACGATCCCGCTCCGGGCGACCACAACGGCGAGGTGCTCTCCGATGCCGACCTGGCGGCGCTGGCGGCGCCCAGGGACCGCTATGAGCGCAACACCGCGGCGATTCAGGCCGAGTACAGCCACGTGCCCAGCGAGGTGTTCCGTCGGGGGCGGGTGCAGGTTCTGGTGGCGCTGCTGGGCGGTCCGGGTGTCTTCCGCACCGAGTACGCCCGGCGCGAATGGGAGTCATCGGCCCAGGGCAACCTGCGGGCCGAGCTGGCGACGCTGACGGGTTGA
- a CDS encoding GtrA family protein: MVRFIVTGGLSAIVDFGLYVLFLKLGLQVNVAKTLSFIAGTTTAYLINRRWTFQAPPSTARFIAVVVLYALTYAVQVGINYLFYLKFAGHSWQVPVAFVIAQGTATIINFVVQRAVIFRLK, from the coding sequence ATGGTGCGCTTCATCGTCACCGGAGGGCTGTCGGCCATCGTCGACTTCGGGCTCTACGTGCTGTTCCTCAAGCTCGGCCTGCAGGTCAACGTGGCCAAGACGCTGAGCTTCATCGCCGGCACGACCACGGCCTACCTGATCAACCGCCGGTGGACCTTCCAGGCGCCGCCGAGCACGGCCCGCTTCATCGCCGTCGTCGTCCTGTACGCCCTCACTTATGCAGTACAGGTCGGCATCAACTACCTGTTCTATCTGAAGTTCGCCGGCCATTCCTGGCAGGTCCCGGTGGCCTTCGTCATCGCGCAGGGCACCGCCACGATCATCAACTTCGTGGTCCAGCGAGCGGTGATATTCCGGTTGAAGTAA
- a CDS encoding FAD-binding oxidoreductase — MATALPLTPRSLTGFGRTAPSVAQVLSTPDVDVIADAVRQVADADASSPSYLRRGIVPRGLGRSYGDHACNGGGIVVDMTRLNRIHSLSADTAVADVDAGVSLDQLMKASLPFGLWVPVLPGTRQVTVGGAIGSDIHGKNHHSAGSFGNHVLSLDLLMADGEVRTLTPDGPDSELFWATVGGNGLTGIVIRARIAMTRTETAYFIADGVSTANLDETIAVHLDGSEDKYTYSSAWFDLISPPPKLGRAAVSRGSLARLDQLPAKLAKNPLKFDAPQLLTVPDIFPVSAMNKLSFSAIGEVYYRMGGTYRGKIMNLSQFYHMLDLVSGWNNAYGPAGFAQHQFLVPPDALDEFKDIIRWIQTSGHYSALNVFKLFGPGNKAPLSFPMAGWNVAMDFPMKPGVNEFLNELDRRAMEFGGRVYTAKDSRVSAQNFHKMYPRVDEWIALRRKADPDGVFASDMARRLELL; from the coding sequence ATGGCTACCGCACTTCCCCTCACGCCGCGTTCCCTGACCGGATTCGGCCGAACTGCGCCGAGCGTGGCGCAGGTGCTCTCCACTCCCGACGTGGACGTGATCGCCGACGCCGTCCGGCAGGTCGCCGACGCCGACGCAAGCAGCCCGTCGTACCTGCGCCGCGGCATCGTGCCGCGCGGGCTGGGCCGCTCGTATGGGGACCACGCCTGCAACGGCGGCGGCATCGTCGTCGACATGACCCGGTTGAACCGGATCCACTCGCTGTCCGCCGACACCGCGGTGGCCGACGTGGACGCCGGGGTGAGCCTGGACCAGTTGATGAAGGCCTCGCTGCCGTTCGGTCTGTGGGTACCGGTACTGCCGGGCACCCGGCAGGTGACCGTCGGTGGCGCGATCGGATCGGACATCCACGGCAAGAACCACCACAGTGCGGGCAGTTTCGGTAACCACGTGCTGTCGCTGGACCTGCTGATGGCGGACGGTGAGGTCCGCACGCTCACTCCCGACGGGCCTGACAGCGAGCTGTTCTGGGCCACGGTCGGCGGAAACGGCTTGACCGGCATCGTGATTCGCGCGCGCATCGCGATGACTCGCACCGAGACCGCGTATTTCATCGCCGACGGCGTCAGCACCGCGAACCTGGATGAGACCATCGCCGTCCATCTGGACGGAAGCGAGGACAAGTACACCTACTCCAGCGCCTGGTTCGACCTGATCAGTCCGCCGCCCAAACTCGGCCGGGCCGCGGTCAGCCGGGGCAGCCTGGCCCGGCTGGACCAGTTGCCCGCGAAGCTCGCGAAGAATCCGCTGAAATTCGATGCGCCGCAGCTGTTGACGGTGCCCGATATCTTCCCGGTGAGCGCCATGAACAAGCTGTCGTTCAGCGCGATCGGCGAGGTGTACTACCGCATGGGTGGCACCTACCGGGGCAAGATCATGAACCTGTCGCAGTTCTACCACATGCTCGACCTGGTCAGCGGCTGGAACAATGCTTACGGCCCAGCGGGTTTCGCACAGCATCAATTCCTCGTGCCACCGGACGCCCTGGACGAGTTCAAGGACATCATCCGGTGGATCCAGACCAGCGGCCACTACTCGGCCCTCAACGTATTCAAGCTGTTCGGCCCGGGCAACAAGGCGCCGCTGAGCTTCCCGATGGCAGGCTGGAATGTCGCGATGGATTTCCCGATGAAGCCCGGGGTCAACGAGTTTCTCAACGAACTCGACAGGCGTGCAATGGAATTCGGCGGCCGGGTCTACACCGCCAAGGACTCGCGGGTCAGCGCGCAGAATTTCCACAAGATGTATCCCCGGGTCGATGAGTGGATTGCACTGCGCCGCAAGGCCGATCCGGACGGCGTGTTCGCCTCCGACATGGCCCGCCGACTAGAACTGCTGTAG